CAAGTGTTTAGCAAAACCGCCGGTACTACATGAAATCGACATATCGTTGTCATTGAGAACCACGATTAAATCAGCATCGTGTGCAACGGCATCATTCATCGCTTCAAAAGCCATGCCCGCAGTCATTGCTCCGTCACCGACGATTGCAACCACATCACATGGATCTTTTTGATAGCGACGTGCCAAGGCCATACCCAGACCTGCCGAAATTGCAGTCGAGGAATGCCCTACACCAAAAGTATCAAACGCGGACTCATCACGTGCAGGAAATGCGGCCAAACCATCTTTACTGCGAATCGTGGTAATACGATCACGACGACCTGTCAGGACCTTATGCGGATAAGCTTGATGACCTACATCCCAAACTAGACGATCGTTTGGTGTGTTAAAACAATAATGCAGCGCAACCGTCAGTTCGATTACACCTAAATTTGCGCCAAAGTGTCCACCACTTTGCCCTGCCGCATACAAAATATATTGACGCAACTCATCCGCCACTTGTGCGAGTTGGCTTTGCTCGAGCTGACGTAATTGTTGTGGATGATCAATATCATCTAACAATGGCGTAACAGGGCGTTGAGTTGGAATTTCGGTATACAACATAATGTGGCAAAGCCTTTTTAAGCCTGGCAAGTCCGAAGCTGGGTTTTAAATGGGGGCAATCATACAATTAAATATGATCTGCCTTCAATCAGCCACACGTGCGAATGATGTAGTGCTGAACATTCTCATGCAAATTTTAAAGAATGGCCCGTAGATTATCCTGAATTATGTCACTGTTTATCAACCATTATTGTGTGCTTTGTATGAAAAAGAAAAACTTATGTGAAAAATCAGAAATTCCAATTCACGCAATCTTCACACATTAAGCTATACTCGAACTGTTTTTATTATCATAGTGAGCTCTCTGTGCCGATTGAATTTATTGCAACATCAAAGCTTCCCACCGCTTTTGGTGACTTCAATATTTCCGTGTTTCAAGACCCCGCAACAGGTGAAGAACATGTGGCGCTTTCCAAAGGTTTAGAAACGGCTCCAGATCAGCCTGTACTCGTGCGTATTCACTCGGAATGCTTGACAGGTGATGCTTTTGCCTCACTGAAATGTGATTGTGGACCTCAACTGCAAGCCACACAACGTTTAATTAATGAGGCGGGTCAAGGCGTGATTTTATATTTACGCCAAGAGGGTCGTGGTATTGGTTTAACCAATAAAATCCGTGCTTATGCCTTACAAGATCAAGGGCATGATACGGTTGATGCGAACTTATTATTAAACCTGCCTGCCGATGCGCGTCGTTATGATATGTGCAGCATTATGTTGGATCACCTTCAGATTAAAGAAGTGAAACTACTGACCAATAACCCTTTAAAATTAAAGGCACTGACTGATTTAGGCATTAATGTGGTTGATCGGGTTCCCTTAACAGTAGGCCGCAATCCATTCAATGAACAATATTTAAAAACCAAACGTGAGCGTATGGATCATCTCTATAAAAAGGATGACTTCTAAGTGTAGAGTCATCTAACTCATTAAAAGAGTATTTATTAATATGAAATTATTAAGTATTTTCTTAGTAACAGGTCTCCTGTTACTAAGTGGCTACACTCAAGCAAATGAGCATAAAGCATCCCCTTTAAATACTAAAATTATCAATCAATTACATAAATTTCAACAGCAAGATCATTTTTTAAGTGATGGCTATCTATATACAGGCGTTCAAGATTCTCAATTAAAAAAATTATTGAATAAAAAGGTAGCTGAGACTGCGGAAGCGTATATCCAACTCTATCAGCATTCTGCTCAACCAAGTAAACAACAACGGCTAAAAATACTGTCGGACGGTATCCATCAAATTGATCCCGATTCACTGGGTACTGATGATAGAGAGCAAGTTGCCGGTACATTTGAACATTTTTTAGATATTACTGGCTTGGAAAGTTCTGAGGGTATTTTAAATACTTGGCTATATAACGAAGAAATTAATAGACTTATCGAAAAGAATCGCGCTGCGCAGTCTAAATAAAAAGTAG
This genomic stretch from Acinetobacter sp. C32I harbors:
- a CDS encoding DUF4844 domain-containing protein produces the protein MKLLSIFLVTGLLLLSGYTQANEHKASPLNTKIINQLHKFQQQDHFLSDGYLYTGVQDSQLKKLLNKKVAETAEAYIQLYQHSAQPSKQQRLKILSDGIHQIDPDSLGTDDREQVAGTFEHFLDITGLESSEGILNTWLYNEEINRLIEKNRAAQSK
- the ribA gene encoding GTP cyclohydrolase II — protein: MPIEFIATSKLPTAFGDFNISVFQDPATGEEHVALSKGLETAPDQPVLVRIHSECLTGDAFASLKCDCGPQLQATQRLINEAGQGVILYLRQEGRGIGLTNKIRAYALQDQGHDTVDANLLLNLPADARRYDMCSIMLDHLQIKEVKLLTNNPLKLKALTDLGINVVDRVPLTVGRNPFNEQYLKTKRERMDHLYKKDDF